From the genome of Alicyclobacillus sp. SO9:
TGTAGACATAGCGACGTGGACACCGGGATGCGTACTGTAACCGGTGGAATATCGAATCATAAGAAAGGTAATGACGAGAATCACGGGATACTGGGCGTAATTGTACAGGGTATACAGGATTTTGAGAAACATTCTGCCTGTAGATGCTTTGCGATTAGCCGCTTCTTCCGCGGGCCATAACTCATAAAAACCCAGCCCAAGCACGCGCGAAATCTGCCGCGCTGTGTCCAACGTGGGTTCAGCCCTGCCGTTCATCAGGCGACGCATCTCGCCGCGAGATATGCCTGCCTCGTGTGCCACCCAAGCCGGCTGAATGTCCCGCTCTTCCAAAATCTGCTTCAAAGTTGTTTCCATCTGTCATTCTCCTGGCGAAATAGATTTGAGCCCCTGAATAAAGACGTGTGCGAGCTTGCGGTAGTGACAACAATAGATTTCTACAGTTTACGTTAAAAGGCAGTGTTTTAACAAACTTGAAGGAGTTTTTCCTAAAAGCAAAAACGGCGATAGACTCGAGACTTGTCGAAACAGGTCCTGTTGTCATCGCCGCAGTGCACCTTTTGCTAGATTTCTTTTTTATTAGAACCAAGGTCTATAGTGAGGGCCGCGTTCATTCGTCCAGAAATTGCTGATGGGCCCGGAACGTTGCATCTTTACTGTTAACCTGTTACACCCAACGCATGGTGATAGACCATCATTCCGCCTAGGTGACCCGTTAAACTTACCATGATGACTGCTACAACTGTGAAGAAGAAGGCTGGCAGCGACACTTTAGCGTCCTCGCCTTTGTTCCACCACTTCCACGCCTGAAGCACAAAGCCGATAACAACCAAAACACCTGTGAATTCGCCGTACTTCTTATGAGTCGCGAGAATTTTTGCGACCGTTGGCGTGATGTGCGCGTATGACTCACTAATCACACCGGCAACTCCGGCAGCCAGTGTTGCCAGAATTGAGAACGCCAATAAAATTAAGAACACCCTCGGATACATGTTATCTCTTCTAAAAATCAGTCCCGCCAATCCAGCTAAACCAGCTAAGTAAATGATAGCAATGGTAAAGTGAACAACCATTGGGTGAATCGTGGCGGGAAACAGATGAATGATGGCCGAAACCATAGCCAACCTCCAGTCAATAAATTCAGGTAATGTGGGCCTTACTCTAGTGAATTAAATTCAAAGTCACTTCAAATTCTTGTTCACAAAAGGGGTCTGTTATCTCTGAATCGACAAGATTCTACAGCATAAATGTCACCAACTTTTCCAAATGATATTTTCATAGAAACGTTTTCATAGAGTTAGTATGAACTATTGACATGATACCGCTTACTGTTTATATTTAACGGCAAGAACAACTAAAATTTATTTTGAAAACGTTTTTATGAAAACGTTCAGAGGGGAGGGCAAAATGGAGGTTACCATTAAATCTGTCGCAAAAGAAGCTGGCGTATCCATCTCCACAGTCTCCCGAGTCGTGAATGCGCCTGAGGGCGTGCGGGACGAAACCAAAAGACGTGTCCTAGACGCGATGGAGAAGTTGGACTACAGGCCAAACGCAGTTGCAAGGAGCCTCAGTTCGAAAAGAACTCGCACTCTGGGGCTGATTGTCCCAAACGTAAGTGATTTTTTCGTGAGTGAACTGTACAAGGGTGTCAACAGGGCCGCAACCAGCCGAGGAATGAAAGTCATTCTGTATGATTCAGACAGTAACCAAAGCCGTGTCGTGCTCGGTGTGGAATTCATGAAGGAGCATCGAGTCGACGGCATTATTGTCTCCAGCGACTACATCCCTTCGGCTCATGACAACATGTTAAAACGGCTCAAGATTCCTGTGGTGCTCACGTTAACAGAAAGCCCTTCTGCCGAGTTGCCGTCGTTCAAGACAGATGACGTAGGTGCCGCCTTTGACACAGTCAAATACCTTGTCTCACGGGGGCACACGAAAATTGCCATGATTTCCGGTCACCTGAAGGATGAAGTTTCTGGTAAATCTCGATTCAACGGATACCAAATGGCTTTAAAACACTTCAACATCAACTATGACGAGCGCCTCGTGGCATATGGAGATTGGCGCTATCAACACGGCTATGCGGCCATGACAGATTTGTTGGCAAACCGTGCTGAAGTGAAATTTACGGCAGTATTTGCTGCCAGTGATGAAATGGCCGTTGGAGCCATGCGTTGCCTCTATGACAACAACCTCCGCGTCCCCGAGGACATTTCAGTTGTTGGCTTTGATGATATCGCTATGGCGGACATGGTTACACCTAAATTAACTACAGTCAGGCAGTCTTTCGAACAAATCGGAAGTGAAGCAGTGCACTACATCATTGATCTCTTGGAAGGTAAGAGCAGGCCAGCCAACGGCGGGAGCCACTACATTCCTTACCAGGTTATTGGAAGAGAATCAGTGACTGTCATTTCGGATGAAGCTTTAGATTGAAAACTCAGAGGGGGTCATTTTTCATGAAAAGAGTCATCATTACCGTTTCAGGCTTTCTAGCCTTAGCTACAGCCGTTACCGGCTGCGGTTCCTCGACATCGAATTCTTCTGGAAACAGTTCAACAGGGAGTTCAGGTGGAAAAGTAACCTTGCAGTTCCTTCAGAACAAAACGGAAGCGGCAGGAGAGTTTGACAAACTCATTAAGCAGTTTGAGCAAAAGAATCCGAACATCAAAATCACGCAAATTAATCCGCCAAATGCGGATACCGTTTTAAAAACAGACCTAACTAAAAACCAACTGCCTGACATCATTTCCATGGGTGCTGATTCCACATTCATTGAGATGGCGCAGACTGGTGTGCTCAAGAGCTTTGCTGGGTCGTCTGAATTGAATAACATCAACCCAACATATGTAAAAATGTTGGAGAAAGAAGTAGGTAAAAGTGATCCGTACGGTCTGCCCTTCACTGTCAATGCAGAACCCCTGCTCTACAACAAGACATTGCTGA
Proteins encoded in this window:
- a CDS encoding helix-turn-helix transcriptional regulator → METTLKQILEERDIQPAWVAHEAGISRGEMRRLMNGRAEPTLDTARQISRVLGLGFYELWPAEEAANRKASTGRMFLKILYTLYNYAQYPVILVITFLMIRYSTGYSTHPGVHVAMSTALIDVLTLRNLRRWNIFNLGSVLILNVFGAYIILRGGDPLELKVAGWYVLSGLLIALTNVMYRKKAV
- a CDS encoding DUF2231 domain-containing protein; protein product: MVSAIIHLFPATIHPMVVHFTIAIIYLAGLAGLAGLIFRRDNMYPRVFLILLAFSILATLAAGVAGVISESYAHITPTVAKILATHKKYGEFTGVLVVIGFVLQAWKWWNKGEDAKVSLPAFFFTVVAVIMVSLTGHLGGMMVYHHALGVTG
- a CDS encoding LacI family DNA-binding transcriptional regulator, whose protein sequence is MEVTIKSVAKEAGVSISTVSRVVNAPEGVRDETKRRVLDAMEKLDYRPNAVARSLSSKRTRTLGLIVPNVSDFFVSELYKGVNRAATSRGMKVILYDSDSNQSRVVLGVEFMKEHRVDGIIVSSDYIPSAHDNMLKRLKIPVVLTLTESPSAELPSFKTDDVGAAFDTVKYLVSRGHTKIAMISGHLKDEVSGKSRFNGYQMALKHFNINYDERLVAYGDWRYQHGYAAMTDLLANRAEVKFTAVFAASDEMAVGAMRCLYDNNLRVPEDISVVGFDDIAMADMVTPKLTTVRQSFEQIGSEAVHYIIDLLEGKSRPANGGSHYIPYQVIGRESVTVISDEALD